From a region of the Lujinxingia vulgaris genome:
- a CDS encoding carboxypeptidase-like regulatory domain-containing protein, with product MFHHATSGLRALAAGVIALGLVACGSDADVNEPQATEGAIVGMVSLSDGEAPEGVLVETGARSTTTAEDGSFRFEDVSAGAVLVSASLEGYRPAEAFITVIAGQDNAVQLVLEPRSAGPQIVSLSADVSALAPGEQTGVRVEAIDPEGGQLDVSWSATGGFEVEADAEDPFSATLIAPEEAGAAGEVVVTVTDSADRQAEERLSVSTVGNAAPQIASISADTPVVARGGQVSLSVAASDAEGGALTYAWSAPEGWELDATDQATVVATAPDAPGEVGSFSVVVSDDQGAEASAQLSVSTAQNQAPRIQSATALPAEVLPGATLDLQATAADADGDALLYEWLVPEGWEVSSVVGAQTTLTAPEAYGVSGRITLIVSDDFGASDQTELVVSTLTNQGPTISSLITTRPVANPGELVFLEAIASHPYEEELTYSWEATGGFSVITENRPVNEPALRAPDQESAIGTVRLTVSDSAGVTAEAALVVQTRTYAAPIINSITAISPADLGDSALVSVSARDPEGGDLSYAWTTTSESVVILSPDARTTEILGGNPDEVVVMTVEVTNSVGKTTRGETRIRIPGI from the coding sequence ATGTTTCATCACGCGACCTCTGGCCTGCGCGCCCTGGCTGCGGGCGTCATTGCCCTCGGACTTGTCGCCTGCGGATCCGACGCCGACGTCAACGAGCCTCAAGCCACAGAGGGTGCCATCGTGGGGATGGTCTCCTTAAGTGACGGCGAAGCCCCGGAGGGGGTGCTCGTGGAGACGGGCGCCCGGTCGACGACCACCGCCGAAGATGGCTCCTTTCGTTTTGAAGACGTGAGCGCCGGCGCGGTGCTGGTGAGCGCGAGCCTGGAGGGCTACCGCCCGGCGGAGGCCTTCATCACCGTGATCGCCGGCCAGGATAACGCCGTGCAGCTGGTGCTCGAGCCCCGCTCGGCCGGCCCGCAGATCGTAAGCCTGAGCGCCGATGTGAGCGCGCTTGCTCCCGGAGAGCAGACGGGCGTGCGCGTAGAGGCCATCGACCCGGAAGGCGGCCAGCTTGACGTGAGCTGGAGCGCCACCGGCGGCTTTGAGGTGGAGGCCGACGCCGAAGATCCCTTCTCGGCCACGCTGATCGCCCCCGAAGAAGCCGGCGCCGCTGGCGAGGTTGTGGTCACGGTGACCGACAGCGCGGATCGCCAGGCCGAAGAGCGCCTGAGTGTGAGCACCGTGGGCAACGCCGCGCCGCAGATCGCCTCGATCAGCGCGGATACCCCGGTGGTGGCGCGCGGTGGGCAGGTCAGCTTAAGCGTCGCGGCCAGCGACGCCGAGGGCGGCGCGCTCACCTACGCCTGGAGCGCCCCCGAAGGGTGGGAGCTCGACGCCACCGACCAGGCCACCGTGGTGGCCACCGCCCCCGATGCTCCCGGCGAAGTCGGCAGCTTTTCGGTGGTGGTCAGCGATGACCAGGGCGCCGAAGCCAGCGCCCAGCTCAGCGTGAGCACCGCTCAGAACCAGGCCCCCCGCATTCAGTCGGCCACCGCCCTTCCCGCCGAAGTCCTCCCGGGCGCCACCCTCGATCTTCAGGCCACGGCGGCCGACGCCGATGGTGACGCGCTCCTCTACGAGTGGCTCGTGCCCGAAGGCTGGGAGGTCTCCAGCGTGGTCGGCGCCCAGACCACCCTGACCGCCCCCGAAGCCTACGGCGTCTCGGGTCGCATCACGCTGATCGTCAGCGATGACTTTGGCGCCAGCGACCAGACCGAGCTCGTCGTCAGCACGCTGACCAACCAGGGACCGACCATCTCCAGCCTCATCACCACACGTCCGGTCGCCAACCCCGGCGAGCTGGTGTTTCTGGAGGCGATCGCCTCGCACCCCTATGAGGAGGAGCTGACCTACAGCTGGGAGGCCACCGGCGGATTCAGCGTCATCACCGAGAACCGCCCGGTGAATGAGCCCGCGCTGCGCGCCCCGGACCAGGAGAGCGCCATCGGCACCGTGCGCCTGACCGTCAGCGACTCGGCCGGCGTCACCGCTGAAGCGGCGCTCGTGGTGCAGACCCGCACCTATGCTGCGCCCATCATCAACAGCATCACCGCTATCTCTCCTGCGGATCTCGGAGACAGCGCGCTGGTCTCCGTCTCGGCCCGCGACCCGGAGGGCGGTGATTTGAGCTACGCCTGGACCACCACCAGCGAGAGCGTCGTGATCCTCTCACCCGACGCTCGCACCACCGAGATCCTCGGCGGCAACCCCGATGAAGTCGTTGTCATGACCGTCGAAGTCACCAACTCGGTGGGCAAGACCACCCGCGGGGAGACACGTATCCGTATCCCCGGCATCTAA
- the msrB gene encoding peptide-methionine (R)-S-oxide reductase MsrB has product MPIREAQPEVQLSEEEWRERLTPAQYRVLREEGTERAGSGELLHVKEDGTFVCAGCGQALFSSEHKYDSRTGWPSFYAPISEEAVGTKMDTRHGMRRVEVHCSRCGGHLGHIFPDGPAPTGLRYCVNSVSMGFTPADGTPVEVPPTEEAPSEDAPATR; this is encoded by the coding sequence ATCCCGATTCGGGAGGCCCAGCCCGAGGTTCAGCTGAGCGAGGAGGAGTGGCGCGAGCGGCTCACCCCGGCGCAGTACCGGGTGTTGCGCGAAGAGGGCACCGAGCGGGCGGGCAGCGGGGAGCTTCTGCACGTCAAAGAAGACGGGACCTTTGTATGCGCGGGCTGCGGCCAGGCGCTCTTCTCCTCGGAGCATAAGTACGACTCGCGCACGGGCTGGCCGAGCTTTTATGCGCCCATCTCCGAAGAAGCGGTGGGCACGAAGATGGACACCCGCCACGGGATGCGCCGCGTGGAGGTGCATTGCAGCCGCTGCGGCGGGCACCTGGGGCATATTTTTCCCGATGGGCCGGCTCCCACCGGGCTGCGCTACTGCGTAAACTCGGTGTCGATGGGCTTTACGCCGGCCGATGGGACTCCCGTCGAAGTGCCCCCCACCGAAGAAGCTCCCTCCGAAGACGCCCCCGCGACGCGCTGA
- a CDS encoding homoserine kinase — MLDQRLKHATAVAPATIANVAVGFDILGFSLSEIDGATGLSDRVRVERVDKPGVHLVEISGDDALIQDLPTDAEANTATAGLVQMALDKKLDFGLEVRVFKGVPISRGLGGAATSAVAAVVAASAVLDTPLSLPERFKYALLGETLAAGQPHGDNVAPSMLGGLILVRSMDPFDVVRIPVPHDFGAVVVVPELAVDVRLSRAQLSETLPLKAHVAQSANLAGFITGCFRDDRDLITRSLHDLVVEPQRAPTIPGFAEVKQAALDAGALGVSISGAGPALFALHDFRARKGQIAEAMLNALKQAGVNARAFHSPVNGLGAHIIERGPIL; from the coding sequence ATGCTCGACCAACGCCTTAAGCACGCCACCGCCGTCGCCCCGGCCACCATCGCCAACGTCGCGGTGGGCTTTGACATCCTCGGCTTCAGCTTGAGTGAGATCGACGGCGCCACCGGCCTCTCCGACCGCGTGCGCGTCGAGCGCGTCGACAAGCCCGGCGTGCACCTGGTGGAGATCAGCGGCGACGACGCCCTCATCCAGGACCTTCCCACCGACGCCGAGGCCAACACCGCCACCGCCGGCCTGGTGCAGATGGCCCTCGACAAAAAACTCGACTTCGGCCTGGAGGTCCGCGTCTTTAAAGGCGTCCCCATCTCCCGCGGCCTGGGCGGCGCGGCCACCAGCGCGGTGGCCGCAGTCGTGGCCGCAAGCGCCGTGCTCGACACGCCTCTCTCGCTCCCCGAGCGTTTCAAATACGCGCTCCTGGGCGAAACCCTGGCCGCCGGCCAACCCCACGGCGATAACGTCGCCCCGTCCATGCTCGGCGGACTCATCCTCGTGCGCTCGATGGACCCCTTCGATGTCGTGCGCATCCCCGTCCCCCACGATTTTGGCGCCGTGGTCGTCGTGCCCGAACTCGCCGTCGATGTGCGCCTCTCCCGCGCCCAGCTCAGCGAGACGCTGCCGCTCAAGGCCCACGTCGCCCAGTCCGCAAACCTGGCCGGCTTCATCACCGGCTGCTTCCGCGACGACCGCGATCTCATCACCCGCTCGCTTCACGACCTTGTCGTCGAGCCCCAGCGCGCCCCCACCATCCCGGGATTTGCCGAGGTCAAACAGGCCGCATTGGACGCCGGCGCCCTGGGCGTCTCCATCTCCGGGGCAGGCCCGGCCCTCTTTGCGCTCCACGACTTCCGCGCCCGCAAAGGCCAGATCGCCGAGGCCATGCTCAACGCACTGAAGCAGGCTGGCGTCAACGCCCGCGCCTTCCACTCCCCGGTCAACGGCCTGGGCGCCCACATCATCGAGCGCGGCCCTATCCTCTAA
- a CDS encoding ABC transporter ATP-binding protein, which translates to MSAPDVDPQRLSPESEHPFKRLLHYAKPHKKRVWAAATSSVLNKIFDLAPPALIGAAIDVVVEQEDSLVASLGIVDVTHQLIALSVLTVLIWGLESAFQYLQEWLWRNLAQTIEHDLRQDAYNHIQNLEMAYFHEQSTGGLMAILNDDINQLERFLDTGADDILQVATTAIVIVTTFFILAPQVAWMAMLPVPLIIWGSFKFQRMLAPRYAKVREQVASLNGQLANNLSGIATIKAFATEDYETRRISRESDDYRQANRAAISLSAAFSPLIRMAIVMGFTATLLYGGMLAIEGTLAVGVYSVLVFLTQRLLWPLTRLGKTFDLYQRAMASTRRVLNLLATPISIISGQTPFEKEGARGELVFEDVEFAYPDREPILQNFNLRIPAGATLGVVGATGAGKSTLINLLMRFFEPAKGTVRIDGTPLHELRTDDLRRAIGLVSQQTFLFHGTVRENIAYGSFDADDDAILRASRQAEAHPFIEELPHGYDTIVGERGETLSGGQKQRISIARAVLRDPRVLILDEATSAVDNATEAAIQRSMNRLARDRTMIIIAHRLSTVRAADHIIVMDQGRIIEQGSHDELVALGGDYAALWNIQTGNTHHTSTDAAE; encoded by the coding sequence ATGAGCGCCCCCGACGTCGACCCCCAACGCCTCTCCCCCGAGTCGGAACACCCCTTCAAACGCCTGCTCCATTACGCAAAACCCCATAAAAAACGCGTCTGGGCGGCGGCCACCTCCTCGGTGCTCAACAAGATCTTCGACCTGGCCCCGCCCGCGCTTATCGGCGCGGCCATCGACGTGGTCGTCGAGCAGGAAGACTCCCTGGTGGCCTCGTTGGGCATCGTCGATGTCACCCACCAGCTCATCGCCCTCTCCGTGCTCACCGTCCTCATCTGGGGCCTGGAGAGCGCCTTCCAATACCTCCAGGAATGGCTCTGGCGTAACCTCGCCCAGACCATCGAGCACGACCTTCGCCAGGACGCCTACAACCACATCCAGAACCTGGAGATGGCCTACTTCCACGAGCAGTCCACCGGCGGACTGATGGCCATCCTCAACGACGACATCAACCAGCTCGAGCGCTTTCTCGACACCGGCGCCGACGACATCCTGCAGGTCGCCACCACCGCCATCGTCATCGTCACCACCTTCTTCATCCTGGCCCCCCAGGTCGCCTGGATGGCCATGCTGCCCGTCCCCCTCATCATCTGGGGATCCTTCAAATTTCAGCGCATGCTGGCGCCCCGCTACGCGAAGGTCCGCGAGCAGGTCGCAAGTTTGAACGGCCAGCTCGCCAACAACCTCTCCGGCATCGCCACCATCAAGGCCTTTGCCACCGAAGACTACGAGACCCGGCGCATCTCCCGGGAAAGCGACGACTACCGCCAGGCCAACCGCGCCGCCATCAGCTTAAGCGCCGCCTTCAGCCCGCTGATCCGCATGGCGATTGTGATGGGCTTTACCGCCACGCTCCTCTACGGCGGCATGCTCGCCATCGAGGGCACCCTGGCCGTGGGCGTCTACTCCGTGCTCGTCTTTCTCACCCAGCGCCTGCTCTGGCCCCTGACGCGTCTTGGCAAAACCTTCGATCTCTACCAGCGCGCCATGGCCTCGACTCGCCGCGTCCTCAACCTCCTGGCCACCCCCATCTCCATCATCAGCGGCCAGACGCCTTTTGAAAAAGAGGGCGCCCGCGGGGAGCTCGTCTTCGAAGACGTCGAGTTCGCCTACCCCGACCGCGAGCCCATCCTCCAAAACTTCAACCTGCGCATCCCCGCCGGCGCCACCCTGGGCGTGGTCGGGGCCACCGGCGCCGGAAAATCCACCCTCATCAACCTCCTGATGCGCTTCTTTGAGCCCGCAAAGGGCACCGTGCGCATCGACGGCACCCCGCTTCACGAGCTGCGCACCGACGATTTGCGCCGCGCCATCGGCCTGGTCAGCCAGCAGACCTTCCTCTTCCACGGCACCGTGCGCGAAAACATCGCCTACGGCTCCTTCGACGCCGACGACGACGCCATCCTGCGCGCCAGCCGCCAGGCCGAAGCTCACCCCTTCATCGAAGAACTCCCCCACGGCTACGACACCATCGTCGGCGAACGCGGCGAAACCCTCTCCGGCGGCCAGAAACAACGCATCTCCATTGCCCGCGCCGTCCTGCGCGACCCCCGCGTGCTCATCCTCGATGAGGCCACCAGCGCCGTCGACAACGCCACCGAAGCCGCCATCCAGCGCTCCATGAACCGCCTGGCCAGAGACCGCACCATGATCATCATCGCCCACCGCCTCTCCACCGTGCGCGCCGCCGACCACATCATCGTCATGGACCAGGGCCGCATCATCGAGCAGGGCTCCCACGATGAGCTCGTGGCGCTTGGCGGCGACTACGCCGCCCTCTGGAACATCCAGACCGGCAACACCCACCACACTTCCACCGACGCCGCCGAGTAA